The nucleotide window GAAATGAAATGAAGGTGTCTTTTGACCGTTATATGCCAAAAGACTATGTAGAGGGGGCTTTTTACAAAAAGGGAAGCGAATATACACTTTCGGAAGTTCTCAAAATAGTAACAGCAAATTATTTTAAATACTCATCAAATAAGAAAATAAAGAACATCGAATATAGCTATATCGATTGTGGTAATGATGGTGTAAAAGAATTGGCTCTTCGATTAAAAGGGATGGACATTTATTGCGAGGGTGATGATAGCACACTTGTTTATGTAATAAAATATATCTCTGGAAAACTATCTCTTTGTTATTATTACGAGACTTGGGCAAGAAGCGATACGACAATGAATGAATATGGATATTATCAATCTGCCGGCAGCGGTGGAGCCAGCCTTCACGATGAAGAATATGGTCTGATTGACAAAGATGGTAACTGGCATTTCATTGTATCTATTGAAAGTGAACTCGATATTAATCAACTCTCCTGGTCAGATGAGCTTAAACAAATTCCTGAACTGGCAAAGATAAAGGGGATAACAGATAGAATTGAGTTTGATACAATACGATTTTATAACAATTTAGAGGCCGATATAGATCAGACTACTAACAACGAGTGTTACTATACATATTATGTTTATGACAACAATATGAACCCAATCAAGGATGCGAGCATTTATACGAAAAGCCTATACAAAGAAATTTTCGATGAGGCTAAGGTACCATTTATTACGCCAGATAAGTTATCGACTTTGATTTCTGAAAAAGAAATAAATTTGGGAGTAACACCAGAAATCAAAGAGGGGACAGAAATTAAATGGAATGTTCTTAGTGGAAATATATTTTCTGATTATGTGGGATGATGTGAGCGGATATCAGACGGAATATGGTAGAAATCATTTTCCCTCGAAGTTCATAAAGAGAGGATTATAATGATAAGAGATAAGCTTAAAACTACCCACAACACAAAGGGTGAACCGGCAGTGCCGGTTCACCCTTTAGTATCCATGATACGATTGTTATAAAATGATGCAGATGAGGCCGCCGCTGCCTTCGTTGACGATGCGCTGGAGGGTTTCCTGCAGCTTGCCTTGCGTTTCGTCGGGCATTTTCTTGATTTTGGCGTTGAGGCCTTCTCCGGCGATATCATAGAGGGATTTGCCGAAAATGTTCGATTCCCAAATCTTGCTGACGTCGCCCTCAAACTCCTGCAGAAGGAAATTGATGATATCCTCCGATGACTTTTCACCGCCGACGGCAGGGGAGACCTCGGTTTCGATATTGGCCATGATCATGTGAATGGACGGGGCCGACGCCTTCAGGCGAACGCCATACCGCCCGCCCTGACGGACGATCTCGGGTTCTTCGAGATGCAATTCTTCGCGTCCCGGCATGACGATGCCGTAGCCGCGCGTGCGGACGTCCTGCAGCGCCGAATCGATGCGGTCGTACTCACGCTTGATGCTCGATAGCTGCGTTAACAGATTGATGAGATCGCCGTCGTCCTGAACGGTCAGACCGGATTGTTCGCTCAGCGTGTTGTAAAACAGCTCATGCGGCAGCTCCAGCGTCGCCGTGACGACGCCGCGGCCAAGGTCCATATCGCGGACGGATGACATATTCACAGGTGATGTCTCGCCAATAGCGGCGACAGCGTTTTCAACATCCTTTATCCGTGCGGCGTTTTCCATATTGCTGCGAATGGATGTCAGCAGCTCGTTTTTAATGGGATGCTCCATCGGCAGCGCGTTGACCCACGCCGGCAAGTAAAACCCGACTTCGGAAAGAGGAAATTCATACAGAACGGCCTTAATGATGCCTGTCACGTCCTCCTTGTCGAGCGTCATGCAGTTTTTAACAAGGCAGGTCACGCCGTGCCGCTCAGACAGCTCCGCGCGGAGCTTTTGTGCGCGCTCCGAGGTCGGATTTGCTGAATTGATGATGATCAGAAACGGCTTGCCGATTTCCTTGAGCTCGCGAATAACGCGGGATTCCGGCTCGACGTAATTCTGGCGTTCAATGTCGGTAATCGTCCCGTCCGTCGTGATGACAAGACCAATCGTCGAGTGCTCGGCGATAACCTTGTGCGTGCCGACCTCGGCCGCTTCCGTCAGTGGAATGTCGTCGTCGAACCAGGGTGTCGTCACCATGCGCTCCGCTTCCCCTTCAAACTGTCCGACCGCCCCCGGCACCATGTAACCAACGCAGTCAATGAGGCGGACGGAAAATGTCGCGCCGCCGTCCATCGTGACGGAAACGGCCTCTTCGGGAACAAATTTCGGTTCAGCCGTCATAATCGTCCGGCCGGAGCCGCTTTGGGGCAATTCGTCGCGGGCGCGCTCACGCATATAGACATTGTCGATGTTCGGAATGACAAGTGTCTCCATGAAGCGTTTGATGAAGGTTGATTTTCCAGTCCGGACGGGCCCAACAACACCTAAATATATATCCCCGTCGGTTCGGAGGGCGATATCCTCATAAATACCGTGCTCGTTCACGCTGACTCCTCCTTATGGATTGTGATCTCCGTAATATGTATGTACCGTGGTGAACAAATATACGGCTTGTTTCGAGACAAAGGTCAAAAAAAATCCCCGGCATCCGGGGATTTTCGCAATAGCTATTAACAACGCCGATATCGTTTAATTTTTTAATGACAAATCGTCAAAGCTCAGCTGCGGGTCATACAGGGCATATCCGCCGCGGCCGTGCGCTTTCGCTTTATAAAGAGCGACATCGGCTTTTTTATAGAGCTCTTCAAAGGTCAGCCCATCATTTGGATATCCGGCAATACCAAAGCTTGCCGAGACGGCAATGCCCCAGACCAGCTCGTCGCAGATGAGGTTGCACAAATCGTTGACGCGTGCCTCCAGCGGCTTGCCGAAATTCATGTTTTTGAGCAGGATAACAAATTCGTCACCGCCGAGGCGGCCGCAGACATCGTCCGACCGGAGGGCAAAACGGAGCTTTTCGGCGATATTCATGAGCAGCGCGTCTCCGGCGCTGTGACCGAGCGTGTCGTTGATTGACTTGAAATTATCAATGTCGAGCATGATCAGGGCGTGCTGTGTGCGTTCGTCGCTTTTAGCGAGGATGGCGTCAATCTGCTCAATGAAAGCGCCCCTGTTCAAAAGGCCTGTCAGCGCGTCGCGGATGGAGCGCTCCTGCAGCGTCAGCTCGGCATTTTTCTTCTCGTCAATGTCCTCCAGGAGAAAATAGCCTTTGACGGCTGTAGAATACGGGTCCGGTATCAGCTGAACACTCAGAGACGTCCATTTCGCGGCGCCGTTCGAGAAGCGCCGGAATTCGGTTTTGTCGGTATTTAGACCGGCGGCATAGCGCTCTAATAGGCGCTCTCTCGACATAAAAGAGAGCCAATGCTCGCGGTCGCATTCAAAAACTTCCCGTTCGGCGACATGCTGTGCAATACCCGAAAGCGTCCGTGAAACAGTTTTCGGGACAGTCGGAAAGAGGCGGCCCTCTTCGTGTTCGATTTTATCGCTCGTCAGGTTGTAATCATAATAGTAGGCGGATGTGTTCAGAATAGCCTCGTAATTTTGCTGCCAGCGCCGGAACGCCAGTTCTTTCTGGTATTGCGGCGTCACATCGTAGAGAGAAATTATTGACCGTGCCGGTTCGTTCATTTCGTCAAAAATAGTTGTAAAGTCAAGATGATACCATTTATAGCGGCTCTCCTCGCGATCCAGAAGGCTGACAACGGCGCTCCCATTGCGCTCGCCGCTGAGGACGGCTTGGATAAACGTTGTAAAGACGATTTTGCTGTCCTTGGCAACGATCGGGGTTGCCGCGATGGTCTTCGACGCGTTTTCGATCACGTCGGGGAAGCCAACGAAATGCGCGGCGTCTGGCTGGCGGCAACAGACATCCGTTGCAAAATCATATCGGAGGATCATCTTGTTGCTCTGCTTTGTGGCGATTCTGTATTCCTCTTCACTGATGCGCAGACGTTCTTCGGCTGTTTTCCTGTCGGTGATGTCGACCATGACAACCGTCATTTCACCGCTTTCGTCAGCGTCAAGCCTAAAACGCGAGAGAATCCATAAAACAGCGCCTTTTTTCGTCACATGGCGCGCCTCAAGCTCAAAGCTTGACAGCTTCGCGGCTCTATATTCTCGAACAGATGCCTTGAGCTTTGGCAAATCTGTTGGCAGGACGGTAAAATCAGCGGACGTAAAGCCGATTTTATTCGCCTCCGACGCGCTGTATCCGAACTGGTCATAGTAATACGGGTTGGCATAGAGAATATGTGCCGTTTCGAGATTTTCAATCCGGCAGATACCGCTGGGAATCGTTCCTGTCAGCTTTTCAAAATTTTTGGTTTTGACAAACGTCGCCATGCCGTCTCGCACGGCGCTGAATCCGATTGCTGCCGATAAAACGACAAGGCCGTACTCAACAAGAACAGAGCTGTCATTTGACGTTGTTACATACCGGAAGATTGAAAAGAGCCCTGCAAAACCTAAAACAGTAATAGCCGCCTGAATCAAAAAACTCTTATTGTGCCGGCGTTTGACGAGCTCTTTTATACCGAGTACGATAAACAATAATGCCGTGATGGACATGAGTATGTGCACCAGAAACAAGGTTTGCATCAGATCGGCAATGGCGAGGATGTGGCATATAATGCGGAAGCAGAAAACGGCAAGATATAACAAAACAAGTAGATTAACAAAGGCCTTGCCTTTAATAAAGAGCTGCCGAAAATACAGCAAAAGAGGTACCGGCATCAGCATAAACGAAAAGCTGTAGAGATAGACGTTTATTTCAGCATGATTCAAAAAGAGATATAGGATCTTTGAATCCGTTAAAATCCATGTTGCTGAAATAAAAATAAAAGCCGTCAGAGAAAGCATGCTCCAAAAATGGCTTCGATTCTTCTGTTTACCCAGCAGGATGAGAAAGAAAATATTAATCCCGGTTAGGATCGACAAAATAAAAAATAAAAACGCGATATCGGCTTTACTTTCTAAGATGTTTATAGCCGTCGTAATACCGTCTCCCAGCGTCAGACGGTAGACCACAACCTCTCTGTCGGGGTGATAGGGCGTCAGCTTAATTTCGATGTTTTGTCCGGCCTCAGACGCCGGGATTTTAATGAGATACGTGGACGTCACAGCTATATGATTAAAAACATCACGGTCGGACAGTGAAAAAAGAACGTGACCGTCAGCTATTACCTCAAGCTGTTGAAAATTCGTTTCGAGATACAGATAAGCGTCGCCGGGCATGTCCGAAGGAAGGGCGTTAAAAATCGTTACGGCGTCATGACCGTTTTGCGGAAGTTGTCCCGGCAAGGTTACAGGCTCCCCGTCGGCTGTCTTCCAACCGCCCGTGTAAGATGTGAGGTAGCTGTCGTTAAGCAGGCCGCTAACATGCGAGCGGACGCTGACATAGATGATGATCGCTAAAGCAACGAGCAGCGTGGCCAGTAATAACACAGGCAGCAGAACCGTTTTGCGGCGTTTCAATGCGATCACCTCCAACTCTCACATACTATACGAGGATGACAATTTTGTCAAATAATATATTATTTTGGTAATTTGTAACGTAATTTATAATTTAGGGTCATCTGGCAGGATGCTTTCTCTTTTGATGATAGAAAGACAGAAAGCGCCCGAGGTCACGCCGCTCAATGCAGCGCGTGAGAAGCAGGAGCAAAACGTAAAGCACGCAGGCTAAGATCATGTGCAGCAGCAAGACGCTCAGCTGTGCACGCAGCGGCAGCCCGACGGCACGCAGCAGAAAAAGTGACAGGACATTGGACCCGGCGGCACAGAAGACAGCTATTAAAGCATTACCAAAAGGCAAGCGTATTTTTGTGACACGAGCGAGACGGCGGATGCTGAGCGTAAAATTAAAGAGATCCGTAAAATAGATGATGAAAACATATCCGTAAACGCCGTATTTCGGCAAAAGGAAATAGACAAGCAGAACGCTGATGAAGGAATCGAGAATGTTATACCGCATGGTGACCATTTGTTGGCCAAGTCCGCGGAGCATGCCGTCTGTCACGCTGTCAAGAAAGATGATCGGCATGAGAAAAGAAAGCAGCCGGATATACGTTCCCACGGTGTCCCGTTGATAGATAGATTGTCCGAGCGCGCCGGAATATGTAAACATAACGGCCGTTACGCCGATTGAAAACAAAAGGCATAAGTAAAGAATCCGGCTGACTTTGTCAGAGATTTCGCGCGTTCTGCCGCGTACCTGTGCATCCGTCAGCTCGGGGACGATGAGTTCTGCCAGCGAGTAAAAGAAAGCGGACGGGAAGGCAATGATCGGGAAAACCATCCCCTGAATCATCCCGTAAGTAGCCAGCGCCTTGTCGCTTGAAGCGCCGGACTTTTGAAAGCCGCGCGGAACAAGCAGGTTTTCAAGCGTCGAAAGCGCCGTCCGCGCATAGGCGGACAAAGCGAGCGGAAAGGCAATGACAATAAGGCGCTTTGTCATGCCAGTCACCTTTTGATCGTCGGCGCGATACCGCCGCCTGTCGACAACATATAAAACAAAAAGCATTAAAAAAGACGCCATCTCACCGACAACGCCGCCAATGACGATAACGGCGCAGGCCGTCTCAACGGTATATCCCTTCGACAGCGTCAGGGCAACAACGACGACGCCGATTCGAATAAACTGCTCCAAGATGTTGACAACGGCCGATTTAATGACACGGGAAACGGCCGTAAAGTAGCCGGACAAAACAGCCGACAGGGAAAACGCCGGCAAACTCAACGCCAGAAGGCGCAGGGATAAAACTGTACGCTCGTCGCCAATCCAGGTGCGGCCAATCGTGTCGGCACCGAAAAAAAGCGCCGCAAAGGCTGCCAGCCCAAAAGTGAGCGCGTAAAGCAGGCTGCGGAAAACAGCTGCTTTGACGCCGCCGTTGCGTGAAAGACCAAGCTCTTCCGCAACGAGGCGCGTGGTGGCAAAACGGACGCCAGAAATGGCAAAGGTTGCGGCCAG belongs to Oscillospiraceae bacterium CM and includes:
- the spoIVA gene encoding stage IV sporulation protein A encodes the protein MNEHGIYEDIALRTDGDIYLGVVGPVRTGKSTFIKRFMETLVIPNIDNVYMRERARDELPQSGSGRTIMTAEPKFVPEEAVSVTMDGGATFSVRLIDCVGYMVPGAVGQFEGEAERMVTTPWFDDDIPLTEAAEVGTHKVIAEHSTIGLVITTDGTITDIERQNYVEPESRVIRELKEIGKPFLIIINSANPTSERAQKLRAELSERHGVTCLVKNCMTLDKEDVTGIIKAVLYEFPLSEVGFYLPAWVNALPMEHPIKNELLTSIRSNMENAARIKDVENAVAAIGETSPVNMSSVRDMDLGRGVVTATLELPHELFYNTLSEQSGLTVQDDGDLINLLTQLSSIKREYDRIDSALQDVRTRGYGIVMPGREELHLEEPEIVRQGGRYGVRLKASAPSIHMIMANIETEVSPAVGGEKSSEDIINFLLQEFEGDVSKIWESNIFGKSLYDIAGEGLNAKIKKMPDETQGKLQETLQRIVNEGSGGLICIIL
- a CDS encoding diguanylate cyclase, with the protein product MKRRKTVLLPVLLLATLLVALAIIIYVSVRSHVSGLLNDSYLTSYTGGWKTADGEPVTLPGQLPQNGHDAVTIFNALPSDMPGDAYLYLETNFQQLEVIADGHVLFSLSDRDVFNHIAVTSTYLIKIPASEAGQNIEIKLTPYHPDREVVVYRLTLGDGITTAINILESKADIAFLFFILSILTGINIFFLILLGKQKNRSHFWSMLSLTAFIFISATWILTDSKILYLFLNHAEINVYLYSFSFMLMPVPLLLYFRQLFIKGKAFVNLLVLLYLAVFCFRIICHILAIADLMQTLFLVHILMSITALLFIVLGIKELVKRRHNKSFLIQAAITVLGFAGLFSIFRYVTTSNDSSVLVEYGLVVLSAAIGFSAVRDGMATFVKTKNFEKLTGTIPSGICRIENLETAHILYANPYYYDQFGYSASEANKIGFTSADFTVLPTDLPKLKASVREYRAAKLSSFELEARHVTKKGAVLWILSRFRLDADESGEMTVVMVDITDRKTAEERLRISEEEYRIATKQSNKMILRYDFATDVCCRQPDAAHFVGFPDVIENASKTIAATPIVAKDSKIVFTTFIQAVLSGERNGSAVVSLLDREESRYKWYHLDFTTIFDEMNEPARSIISLYDVTPQYQKELAFRRWQQNYEAILNTSAYYYDYNLTSDKIEHEEGRLFPTVPKTVSRTLSGIAQHVAEREVFECDREHWLSFMSRERLLERYAAGLNTDKTEFRRFSNGAAKWTSLSVQLIPDPYSTAVKGYFLLEDIDEKKNAELTLQERSIRDALTGLLNRGAFIEQIDAILAKSDERTQHALIMLDIDNFKSINDTLGHSAGDALLMNIAEKLRFALRSDDVCGRLGGDEFVILLKNMNFGKPLEARVNDLCNLICDELVWGIAVSASFGIAGYPNDGLTFEELYKKADVALYKAKAHGRGGYALYDPQLSFDDLSLKN
- a CDS encoding polysaccharide biosynthesis C-terminal domain-containing protein, with product MQRGKKMLMNTLLLTATSLFMRTVGMAFQVYLSKKIGETGIGLFQLIMSVSMLAATFAISGVRFATTRLVAEELGLSRNGGVKAAVFRSLLYALTFGLAAFAALFFGADTIGRTWIGDERTVLSLRLLALSLPAFSLSAVLSGYFTAVSRVIKSAVVNILEQFIRIGVVVVALTLSKGYTVETACAVIVIGGVVGEMASFLMLFVLYVVDRRRYRADDQKVTGMTKRLIVIAFPLALSAYARTALSTLENLLVPRGFQKSGASSDKALATYGMIQGMVFPIIAFPSAFFYSLAELIVPELTDAQVRGRTREISDKVSRILYLCLLFSIGVTAVMFTYSGALGQSIYQRDTVGTYIRLLSFLMPIIFLDSVTDGMLRGLGQQMVTMRYNILDSFISVLLVYFLLPKYGVYGYVFIIYFTDLFNFTLSIRRLARVTKIRLPFGNALIAVFCAAGSNVLSLFLLRAVGLPLRAQLSVLLLHMILACVLYVLLLLLTRCIERRDLGRFLSFYHQKRKHPAR